A window of the Phoenix dactylifera cultivar Barhee BC4 unplaced genomic scaffold, palm_55x_up_171113_PBpolish2nd_filt_p 000076F, whole genome shotgun sequence genome harbors these coding sequences:
- the LOC103716456 gene encoding photosystem I reaction center subunit II, chloroplastic-like has translation MAMATQASLFTPPTLPASKPAAPRSAAIPWTNSPFAASPRPLTLSIAPRNATIKVSATEEKTEAPAGFTPPQLDPNTPSPIFGGSTGGLLRKAQVEEFYVITWDSPKEQIFEMPTGGAAIMRQGPNLLKLARKEQCLALGTRLRSKYKITYQFYRVFPNGEVQYLHPKDGVFPEKVNPGRQGVGVNFRSIGKNASPIEVKFTGKQVYDL, from the coding sequence aTGGCCATGGCAACCCAAGCCTCCCTCTTCACCCCTCCCACTCTCCCCGCATCCAAGCCCGCCGCTCCCCGCTCCGCCGCCATTCCATGGACTAACTCCCCCTTCGCCGCCTCCCCGAGACCCCTCACACTCTCCATCGCCCCTCGCAACGCCACCATCAAAGTCTCGGCCACCGAGGAAAAGACGGAGGCCCCCGCCGGCTTCACTCCGCCGCAGCTCGACCCCAACACCCCTTCCCCCATCTTCGGCGGCAGCACCGGCGGCCTCCTCCGCAAGGCCCAGGTGGAGGAGTTCTACGTGATAACATGGGACTCCCCCAAGGAGCAGATCTTCGAGATGCCGACGGGCGGCGCCGCCATCATGCGGCAGGGCCCGAACCTGTTGAAGCTGGCCCGGAAGGAGCAGTGCTTGGCGTTGGGCACCAGGCTGCGCTCCAAGTACAAGATCACGTACCAGTTCTACCGGGTGTTCCCCAACGGAGAGGTGCAGTACCTGCACCCCAAGGACGGGGTGTTCCCGGAGAAGGTGAACCCGGGAAGGCAGGGCGTGGGAGTGAACTTCCGCTCCATCGGGAAGAACGCTAGTCCTATCGAGGTCAAGTTCACGGGCAAGCAGGTGTATGATTTGTGA